One Fusarium falciforme chromosome 1, complete sequence genomic window carries:
- a CDS encoding C2H2-type domain-containing protein — protein MRRRCQGRRDPPVSRNLFRATIDLIFVKGSTNNPGLAHSVEVEEFDDPSLNCLHPMKLLLCHALRTGAVRETSWAELRQAARERPSNRVIWAYPNRPVICAIAGDSKLTLDRPSPVASAQATLTQAAQLIGIAAKVKTHDIRRGAARQSAHLENSISGSTIEQARIAIGHSHSSRDSGEIEDYVGHLDDHNWTNRAKQKLRQTAKYQLIFASEPEMGLDPHDKKDRMRASQRSRAAGYDKWVASERAKADIRVPQTTALVKLGKTLEMQALHDYIFDGDTESLTNIDEIASVFTQDVEAISCAVAGNIIDADPKAFSDFFASVNVCRWEYNVPGLPSSADQTGSKEVSTRFMHQCTVTLCARIFFTRARRDEHNINCQADDAQSFEFTCSIYGKKYPTEEKVKVHMAEHNWTPRACSWPGCQDETVHQARNQLRAHTARAHQDLPTDCWLCDAKYEGPLALKRQIRRQHPEVTEEELDNIMPIQKRQAHKQNAFKPRRCSFPNCPYQTIFGSRSQYRDHLKNHGDKGSTLDQYVQDNPEELRPNHASKGQGRQF, from the exons ATGCGTCGTCGGTGCCAGGGCAGGCGAGATCCACCGGTCTCACGA AACCTCTTCCGCGCCACCATCGACCTTATTTTCGTCAAGGGCAGCAC GAATAACCCTGGTCTCGCTCACTCagtcgaggttgaagagttCGATGATCCTTCCCTGAACTGTCTTCACCCCATGAAGCTCCTTCTTTGCCATGCACTCAGAACAGGGGCTGTCCGTGAAACATCTTGGGCAGAGCTGAGACAGGCGGCTAGGGAGAGACCCAGCAACAGGGTGATCTGGGCCTACCCGAATAGACCTGTCATCTGTGCCATTGCGGGTGACTCCAAGCTTACCCTCGACCGGCCCTCCCCTGTGGCCTCTGCCCAGGCGACTCTAACTCAAGCTGCTCAACTGATTGGCATTGCTGCCAAAGTCAAGACTCATGACATCCGCCGGGGTGCCGCTCGACAGTCTGCCCATCTCGAGAACAGCATTTCTGGGTCTACGATAGAGCAGGCTCGCATTGCCATCGGCCATTCGCACAGCAGCAGAGATAGTGGGGAGATAGAAGACTATGTCGGCCACCTGGATGACCACAACTGGACGAATAGGGCTAAGCAGAAGCTGAGACAAACCGCCAAATATCAACTGATCTTCGCCTCAGAGCC AGAGATGGGTCTTGATCCACACGACAAGAAGGATCGGATGAGGGCCTCACAAAGGTCACGAGCCGCCGGTTACGACAAGTGGGTTGCTTCTGAGCGTGCCAAAGCTGACATCCGTGTTCCCCAAACCACTGCCCTGGTGAAGCTAGGGA AGACACTGGAGATGCAGGCTCTCCACGACTACATTTTTGACGGTGATACGGAGTCTCTCACTAACATTGACGAGATAGCTTCAGTTTTCACACAAGATGTTGAAGCCATTTCGTGTGCAGTTGCAGGCAACATCATCGACGCTGACCCGAAAGCCTTCTCGGATTTCTTTGCGTCAGTCAATGTCTGCCGATGGGAGTATAATGTCCCAGGACTACCCTCTTCCGCAGATCAAACCGGTAGCAAGGAAGTTTCAACGCGCTTCATGCATCAATGTACTGTCACTCTTTGTGCTCGAATTTTCTTCACTCGTGCCAGGCGGGATGAGCACAACATTAACTGTCAAGCTGATGATGCGCAATCCTTCGAATTCACCTGTTCCATCTATGGAAAGAAGTATCCTACTGAGGAAAAGGTCAAAGTGCACATGGCAGAACACAACTGGACCCCTCGAGCCTGCTCATGGCCCGGTTGCCAGGACGAAACCGTTCACCAAGCGAGAAACCAACTCAGGGCTCACACTGCCCGAGCTCACCAAGACCTTCCCACAGATTGTTGGCTTTGTGACGCGAAGTATGAAGGACCTCTCGCACTCAAACGACAGATTCGGAGGCAGCATCCTGAGGTGACTGAAGAAGAGCTTGATAACATCATGCCCATTCAAAAGCGTCAGGCCCACAAGCAGAACGCTTTCAAGCCACGGCGATGCTCGTTCCCAAACTGTCCCTATCAAACTATTTTCGGCTCTCGATCGCAATACCGGGACCACTTGAAGAATCATGGCGACAAAGGATCCACGTTGGACCAATACGTGCAGGACAACCCAGAGGAACTCCGGCCAAACCACGCCTCCAAGGGTCAGGGCCGCCAATTTTGA
- a CDS encoding Peptidyl-prolyl cis-trans isomerase, with protein sequence MSVTLHTSLGDIKIEVYCESVPKTAENFLALCASGYYDQSPFHRLIPKFMTQTGAPATPNPPENPKGGRSIWGGAFEDEIRPALRHGARGVVSMANKGPGTNGSQFFITFDKAPHLDGLNTIFGRVIGDEGLATLAKMEAVEVDRKNRPKEPIRIEKVTIHANPIAG encoded by the exons ATGTCAGTTACTCTCCATACGTCGCTAGGCGATATCAAGATTGAAGTCTACTGCGAAAGTGTGCCCAAGACGGCCGAG AACTTCCTTGCCCTCTGCGCATCGGGCTACTACGATCAATCACCCTTTCACCGCCTTATCCCCAAGTTCATGACCCAGACCGGAGCTCCCGCGACACCGAACCCCCCCGAGAACCCCAAGGGCGGACGCAGCATCTGGGGAGGCGCGTTCGAGGACGAGATTCGACCCGCGCTGCGACACGGCGCGCGAGGTGTCGTGTCCATGGCCAACAAGGGACCCGGCACGAACGGCTCGCAGTTCTTCATCACCTTTGACAAGGCACCGCATCTGGAcggcctcaacaccatctttgGGCGCGTCATCGGAGACGAGGGCCTGGCGaccttggccaagatggaggctGTCGAGGTTGATCGGAAGAACAGGCCCAAGGAACCCATCCGGATCGAAAAAGTTACGATCCACGCCAATCCGATTGCTGGCTGA
- a CDS encoding Cyclin N-terminal domain-containing protein, which translates to MAYSHDDGSFFVESDDHHPRISTQETIKMLARQRQDMIAGELSRLAADEYLEDIMRHLRRMEEETLPDASLIDMQREIQWFMRPYLIDFLIEAHAAFALLPETLFLTVNLLDRYCSKRVVYKQHYQLVGCAALLIAAKYGDKKDRVPQIHELNNMCCGLYDAGMFTQMEMHVLNTLDWTIGHPTVDLFAQLMVTEEGDDQEVEHMAAYLCEIALYYRDFVSTKPSMMARSSLALARAILARPEVNDGEWDHTENMTLLTLSHHLHQPSATLARKYSTPNYSRVSQKLAEFMAEQADLARRAANPTTPHTEPINKHTSNIYSTPQKGHSATMGFDGYLTPPITPDGNSLMGNNHNMAKDCYGLPPRCPVTPTPHHHASAYGQQQQYNGFVNQHGMNQ; encoded by the exons ATGGCTTACTCTCACGATGACGGCTCCTTCTTCGTCGAGTCCGATGACCATCACCCGAGAATCTCTACTCAGGAGACAATCAAGATGCTCGCCCGCCAGCGCCAAGATATGATTGCCGGCGAGCTCTCCCGGTTAGCGGCCGACGAGTACCTCGAGGATATCATGCGGCACTTGCGACGGATGGAG GAAGAGACTCTCCCCGATGCTTCCCTCATTGACATGCAGCGCGAGATCCAGTGGTTCATGAGGCCCTACCTCATCGACTTCCTCATCGAGGCCCACGCCGCCTTCGCCCTCTTGCCCGAGACCCTGTTCCTCAccgtcaacctcctcgaccgGTACTGCTCCAAGCGAGTGGTTTACAAGCAACATTACCAGCTTGTTGGATGTGCCGCCCTCCTCATCGCTGCCAAGTATGGTGACAAGAAGGATAGAGTGCCTCAGATTCACGAGCTTAACAACATGTGCTGCGGACTCTACGATGCTGGAATGTTTACTCAGATGGAGATGCATGTTCTGAACACTCTCGACTGGACCATAGGACACCCCACTGTCGACCTGTTTGCTCAGCTCATGGTGACGGAGGAGGGAGACGACCAGGAGGTTGAGCACATGGCTGCCTACCTCTGCGAGATTGCCCTGTACTACCGCGACTTTGTCTCTACCAAGCCCTCGATGATGGCTCGATCTTCTCTCGCCCTCGCGCGTGCCATCCTCGCCCGACCCGAAGTCAACGACGGAGAGTGGGATCACACAGAGAACATGACGCTGCTGACGCTGTCGCACCACCTCCACCAGCCCTCGGCCACCCTCGCCCGCAAGTACTCGACCCCCAACTACTCTCGAGTGTCTCAGAAGCTCGCCGAGTTCATGGCTGAGCAGGCCGACCTCGCGCGTCGAGCTGCGAATCCCACCACACCGCACACCGAGCCCATCAACAAGCACACCAGCAACATCTACAGCACACCCCAAAAAGGCCACAGCGCCACGATGGGGTTTGACGGATACCTGACTCCCCCTATCACCCCTGATGGCAACTCATTAATGGGCAACAACCacaacatggccaaggacTGCTACGGTCTGCCCCCTCGGTGCCCGGTAACACCAACCCCTCACCACCACGCCTCGGCGTAtgggcaacaacaacaatacaACGGCTTCGTGAACCAACACGGCATGAACCAATAA